The proteins below come from a single Streptomyces sp. B3I8 genomic window:
- a CDS encoding DUF6113 family protein yields the protein MSTSTRGGRGAGPGPGGGLAQPMTMPSAGRAAAYLGLLLLGAVVGAAGALVQPGWFPGGLLLALAGAAGLFLGGARALGGRGGAAAPAAGWMIAVILLTVSRPEGDFLFGAGIGSYLFLLGGIAVAVMCATLPRERQPGGPGARLAK from the coding sequence ATGAGCACGAGCACACGCGGCGGACGGGGCGCGGGTCCGGGCCCGGGCGGCGGGCTGGCGCAGCCGATGACCATGCCGTCGGCCGGACGGGCCGCCGCGTACCTGGGGCTGCTGCTCCTGGGCGCGGTCGTCGGCGCCGCCGGTGCGCTGGTGCAACCGGGCTGGTTCCCCGGCGGGTTGCTGCTCGCGCTCGCGGGAGCCGCCGGGCTCTTCCTCGGCGGGGCGCGCGCCCTGGGCGGGCGCGGCGGGGCCGCCGCGCCCGCCGCCGGCTGGATGATCGCCGTCATCCTGCTCACCGTGAGCCGCCCCGAGGGCGACTTCCTCTTCGGCGCGGGAATCGGGTCCTACCTGTTCCTGCTCGGCGGCATCGCCGTCGCTGTGATGTGCGCCACGCTTCCCCGGGAAAGGCAACCCGGCGGGCCCGGTGCCCGACTTGCCAAGTGA
- a CDS encoding ABC transporter ATP-binding protein has translation MDAMTMTTGASAQQPVAVGFDRVSKTYGDVHAVDRLTFTLHPGETVALLGPNGAGKSTTLDLLLGLKHPDSGTVRVFGTGPREAIVAGRVGAMLQSGGLMDEVTVAELVTLACALHPRPHPVSDVLARAGVTQIADRKVNKLSGGQEQRVRFALATAGDSDLIVLDEPTTGMDVTARQAFWATMRDQADQGRTVLFATHYLEEADATADRVLVLHRGRLLADGTAAEIKAKAGARRISFDLQGAIDEPALRALPFLTDLSVSGQTVRMQSTDADATVHAAYGLGLYPRNLEVAGLGLEQAFVALTTAEEAKQS, from the coding sequence ATGGATGCCATGACGATGACAACGGGGGCGTCGGCCCAGCAGCCGGTCGCGGTCGGGTTCGACCGCGTCAGCAAGACGTACGGCGACGTACACGCCGTCGACCGGCTGACCTTCACCCTGCACCCGGGCGAGACCGTGGCCCTGCTCGGCCCGAACGGCGCCGGCAAGTCCACCACCCTCGACCTCCTCCTCGGCCTCAAGCACCCCGACTCCGGCACCGTCCGGGTCTTCGGCACCGGTCCCCGCGAGGCGATCGTCGCCGGCCGCGTCGGCGCGATGCTGCAGAGCGGCGGCCTGATGGACGAGGTCACCGTCGCCGAACTCGTCACGCTGGCCTGCGCGCTGCACCCGAGGCCCCACCCGGTCTCCGACGTGCTCGCCCGCGCCGGCGTGACCCAGATCGCCGACCGCAAGGTCAACAAGCTCTCCGGCGGGCAGGAACAACGCGTCCGCTTCGCGCTCGCCACCGCCGGCGACAGCGACCTCATCGTCCTCGACGAGCCGACCACCGGCATGGACGTCACCGCCCGCCAGGCCTTCTGGGCCACCATGCGCGACCAGGCGGACCAGGGCCGCACGGTCCTGTTCGCCACCCACTACCTGGAGGAGGCCGACGCGACAGCGGACCGCGTCCTCGTCCTGCACCGCGGCCGGCTCCTCGCCGACGGCACCGCCGCCGAGATCAAGGCCAAGGCGGGCGCCCGCCGGATCTCCTTCGACCTCCAGGGCGCGATCGACGAACCGGCGCTGCGCGCACTGCCGTTCCTCACCGATCTCAGCGTGTCGGGACAGACCGTCCGCATGCAGTCCACCGACGCCGACGCCACCGTGCACGCCGCGTACGGGCTCGGTCTCTACCCCCGCAACCTCGAAGTCGCCGGACTCGGACTCGAGCAGGCCTTCGTCGCCCTCACCACCGCCGAGGAGGCCAAGCAGTCGTGA
- a CDS encoding ABC transporter permease: protein MNSLIRLELTRALRNRKFLFFSVVYPSVLFLLIAGSADDTTKVDGTNLTLPTYMMVSMASFGALTAVLMGNSERIAKERENGWVRQLRLTTLPGRGYVLAKTAGAAVVSLPSIVVVFAVAAAVKNVRLDAWQWLALTGAIWAGSLVFAALGVALGYLASGDAVRPITMIVYFGLSILGGLWMPTTTFPQWLQDIAKWVPTHAYAALGQAIEQSQAPHARDIVVLAVFFALFTGGAAWLYRKDTLKA, encoded by the coding sequence GTGAACAGTCTCATCAGGCTGGAACTCACCCGCGCCCTGCGCAACCGCAAGTTCCTGTTTTTCTCGGTCGTCTACCCGTCCGTGCTGTTCCTGCTCATCGCGGGCAGCGCCGACGACACCACCAAGGTCGACGGCACGAACCTGACCCTGCCGACGTACATGATGGTCTCCATGGCGTCGTTCGGCGCGCTCACCGCCGTCCTGATGGGCAACAGCGAACGCATCGCCAAGGAGCGGGAGAACGGCTGGGTGCGGCAACTGCGGCTGACCACCCTGCCCGGCCGGGGCTACGTCCTGGCCAAGACCGCCGGCGCGGCCGTCGTCAGCCTGCCGTCCATCGTCGTCGTCTTCGCCGTCGCCGCCGCCGTCAAGAACGTGCGGCTGGACGCCTGGCAGTGGCTCGCGCTCACCGGCGCGATCTGGGCCGGCAGCCTCGTCTTCGCCGCGCTCGGCGTCGCCCTCGGATACCTCGCGAGCGGGGACGCGGTCCGCCCGATCACGATGATCGTCTACTTCGGCCTGTCCATACTCGGCGGCCTGTGGATGCCGACCACCACGTTCCCCCAGTGGCTGCAGGACATCGCCAAGTGGGTGCCCACCCACGCGTACGCTGCCCTGGGACAGGCGATCGAGCAGAGCCAGGCCCCGCACGCCAGGGACATCGTCGTCCTCGCCGTCTTCTTCGCGCTGTTCACCGGCGGTGCGGCCTGGCTGTACCGGAAGGACACGCTGAAGGCGTGA